A single window of Marinobacter sp. LA51 DNA harbors:
- a CDS encoding sodium-dependent transporter: MTQSNSASGNGAEAARGLWSSRLAFILAATGSAVGLGNIWKFPYVTGENGGGAFVLVYLLCIAIIGIPILMAEVFIGRNGRHNPITSMRLVAERNLKSPMWRISAIVGMIAAFVILSFYSVIGGWSASYVGHAAMGDFTGGTAESIGDLFGGLLASPVQLLIWHTVFMALVVLVVSRGLKGGLEKAATILMPALFILLLVAVGYATTTGHFGEAVSFLFTPDFGALSVSGVLIALGHAFFTLSLGMAIMMAYGSYLGRDISIARTAISVAVMDTGVALLAGLAIFPVVFANGLEAGAGPGLIFQTLPLAFGNMPMGGLFGTLFFVLLLFAAWTSGISLLEPVVEWVEEKTSLARTGSAILVGILCWGLGIASILSLNVWSDVAPLGMFERFEGKTIFDLLDFFTANIMLPLSGLLTAVFVGWFVAKESLKLDLVLDGGGFQLWYGLIRYVTPVAVIIVFAYNLMG; encoded by the coding sequence ATGACTCAGTCCAACTCGGCTTCGGGCAATGGCGCAGAGGCAGCCCGTGGTCTCTGGTCCTCCCGGTTGGCATTTATTCTTGCGGCGACCGGTTCTGCCGTAGGTCTCGGCAATATCTGGAAGTTTCCCTACGTCACCGGTGAAAACGGCGGCGGCGCCTTTGTGCTGGTGTATCTGCTGTGCATCGCGATCATTGGTATCCCCATCCTGATGGCCGAGGTGTTCATCGGCCGGAACGGCCGGCACAACCCCATTACCAGCATGCGTCTGGTGGCAGAGCGCAACCTGAAATCGCCGATGTGGCGCATTTCCGCCATCGTGGGCATGATCGCGGCGTTTGTGATCCTGTCTTTCTACTCGGTGATTGGTGGTTGGTCGGCGTCTTACGTGGGCCACGCGGCCATGGGCGACTTCACCGGTGGTACCGCTGAGTCCATTGGCGATCTGTTTGGTGGTTTGCTGGCCAGCCCGGTCCAGTTGCTGATCTGGCACACCGTGTTCATGGCGCTGGTGGTGCTGGTGGTGTCTCGTGGGCTTAAAGGTGGCCTGGAGAAAGCCGCTACCATTCTGATGCCGGCCCTGTTCATCCTGCTGCTGGTGGCCGTGGGTTACGCCACCACCACCGGTCACTTTGGTGAGGCGGTCAGTTTCCTGTTCACGCCCGACTTCGGCGCCCTGTCGGTCAGCGGTGTGCTGATTGCCCTGGGTCATGCCTTTTTCACCCTGAGCCTGGGTATGGCCATCATGATGGCCTACGGTTCGTACCTGGGTCGGGACATCTCCATTGCCCGCACGGCCATCAGTGTTGCGGTTATGGATACCGGCGTGGCCCTGCTGGCAGGCCTGGCCATTTTCCCGGTGGTGTTTGCCAATGGACTTGAGGCCGGAGCTGGCCCGGGACTGATCTTCCAGACCCTGCCGTTGGCGTTTGGCAACATGCCCATGGGCGGGCTGTTCGGCACCCTGTTCTTCGTGTTGCTGTTGTTTGCCGCCTGGACCTCGGGCATTTCCCTGCTGGAGCCGGTAGTTGAATGGGTTGAGGAAAAGACCAGTCTGGCCCGCACTGGCAGTGCCATCCTGGTGGGCATTCTTTGTTGGGGCCTGGGCATAGCCTCTATTCTGTCCCTCAATGTCTGGTCCGACGTGGCACCCCTGGGCATGTTTGAGCGGTTCGAGGGCAAGACCATCTTCGATCTACTGGATTTCTTCACCGCCAATATCATGCTGCCCCTGTCTGGTCTGCTGACCGCGGTGTTCGTGGGCTGGTTCGTGGCGAAAGAATCGCTGAAGCTGGATCTGGTGCTCGATGGCGGCGGCTTCCAGCTCTGGTATGGGCTGATCCGTTATGTGACGCCAGTGGCGGTTATCATTGTGTTTGCTTACAACCTGATGGGCTGA
- a CDS encoding HD-GYP domain-containing protein, whose protein sequence is MNNLVRIAPGALELGRPLPWNVYDANGNVLLRQGYVIQTDNQLEQLFERGRFKPRKIERPQEDIVEDQRQRNPFADYADLLQTLEVTLSAITDGDPSAQKRLMGLTRMIERTCTEAPDASLALVHLYSIGPTILEQTLFYAILCQFTARQFGLDDKRTSVLTAAALTANLALVPVADQLNASNKLLSPDQRQVISKHPERSVQALQEASIDNQLIATIIAQHHEQADGNGYPRGLSGTEIRPEAEILALCERYVAMITKRAYRTRLNVTDARRLIATLGDGTFRPAIPKALLRVLGDYPPGVLVRLDNNEVGVVSGRPVRARGPFVKAIFGPRGNRYNGTFERDTSVLEYNIRALEEPEVMPSMDFSLIWGFRS, encoded by the coding sequence TTGAACAATCTTGTCCGAATCGCACCGGGCGCCCTGGAATTGGGCCGACCACTGCCATGGAACGTGTACGATGCCAACGGCAACGTACTGCTGCGCCAGGGCTATGTGATTCAGACTGATAATCAGCTGGAGCAACTGTTCGAGCGCGGCCGGTTCAAACCCCGCAAGATTGAGCGTCCTCAGGAAGACATCGTTGAGGACCAGCGTCAACGCAATCCCTTCGCCGACTACGCTGACCTGCTGCAGACCCTTGAAGTGACCCTGAGCGCCATCACTGACGGTGATCCCTCGGCCCAGAAACGGTTGATGGGGCTAACCCGGATGATCGAACGCACCTGCACCGAGGCGCCCGATGCCAGCCTTGCCCTGGTGCACCTGTACTCGATTGGCCCCACGATACTTGAACAAACTCTGTTCTACGCCATTCTTTGCCAATTCACCGCCCGCCAGTTTGGCCTGGATGACAAACGCACCAGCGTACTCACAGCTGCCGCGCTGACCGCCAATCTCGCATTGGTCCCTGTTGCCGACCAACTCAATGCTTCCAACAAGCTGCTTAGCCCGGACCAGCGCCAGGTCATCAGCAAGCATCCGGAACGGAGCGTACAGGCGCTGCAGGAAGCCAGCATCGACAACCAATTAATCGCCACCATCATTGCCCAGCATCATGAACAGGCAGACGGTAATGGCTATCCACGTGGGCTCAGTGGTACCGAGATCCGCCCGGAGGCGGAAATCCTGGCGTTGTGCGAGCGCTACGTTGCAATGATCACCAAGCGAGCCTACCGGACCCGGTTGAACGTTACCGATGCCCGGCGGCTGATCGCCACGCTGGGCGACGGCACCTTTCGGCCAGCCATTCCCAAGGCCCTGCTCAGGGTTCTGGGGGACTACCCACCCGGGGTTCTGGTGCGGCTTGATAACAATGAAGTGGGCGTGGTCAGCGGCCGCCCGGTGCGCGCCCGCGGTCCCTTCGTCAAGGCCATCTTCGGCCCTCGGGGCAATCGCTACAATGGAACTTTTGAGCGGGACACCAGCGTACTGGAGTACAACATTCGGGCTCTGGAAGAGCCCGAAGTTATGCCGTCAATGGACTTCAGCCTGATCTGGGGCTTCCGGTCCTAG
- a CDS encoding CBS domain-containing protein has protein sequence MRSLKVSDVMSNHIEPVRCGTPLTRVVKSLLHNHVTGLPVVDDQRHVLGFVSEQDCIHALLVSSYHCEGDPIVDDVMFREPVSVSPDMAVVDLAQNLGAGKPKVYPVIDHGKLIGIVTRTAILAELARSGCGIELPKYASADD, from the coding sequence ATGCGATCACTGAAAGTCTCTGATGTCATGTCGAATCATATTGAGCCTGTCCGCTGTGGCACGCCGCTGACCCGAGTGGTGAAATCCCTGCTGCACAATCATGTCACCGGGCTGCCGGTAGTCGACGATCAGCGCCACGTGCTGGGTTTTGTGTCAGAACAGGATTGCATTCATGCGCTGCTGGTCAGCAGTTACCACTGCGAGGGCGACCCCATCGTCGACGACGTGATGTTCCGTGAGCCGGTTTCGGTTTCTCCGGACATGGCGGTGGTGGATCTGGCGCAAAATCTTGGTGCCGGAAAGCCCAAGGTCTATCCGGTGATTGACCATGGCAAACTGATCGGTATTGTGACGCGTACTGCCATCCTGGCGGAGTTAGCGCGTTCCGGCTGTGGTATTGAGTTGCCAAAGTACGCCAGCGCTGACGACTGA
- a CDS encoding carboxylate/amino acid/amine transporter produces MGLLVFVTVLWAFSFSLIGEFLAGQVDSDFAVLSRVLLGALVFLPFTRWRGVPSGMKLGILMTGMLQFGITYLCLYRSFSYLSVPEVLLFTIFTPLYVTLIDDALFRRFSPVALVAAAVATLGAGIIRYDGLSEDFITGFLLLQVANFTFAAGQVGYKHIMQRHQLALPAYRTFGYFFIGALVIALPSFLIFGNPDRLPTTSLQWGILVWLGLAASGLGLFLWNRGACYVDAGTLAIMNNALVPAGLLVNLLIWNRDADLTRLAIGGGVIALSLWVNARFHPRARLVAKSAEASAG; encoded by the coding sequence ATGGGTTTACTGGTTTTTGTTACGGTATTGTGGGCTTTCTCGTTCAGTCTGATCGGCGAATTCCTGGCCGGCCAGGTGGATAGCGATTTCGCGGTGCTCAGCCGAGTATTACTGGGTGCTCTGGTATTCCTTCCTTTCACCCGCTGGCGCGGTGTGCCAAGTGGCATGAAACTGGGCATCCTGATGACCGGTATGCTGCAGTTTGGCATCACCTACTTGTGTCTGTATCGCTCCTTCAGTTACCTGAGCGTGCCGGAAGTGCTGCTGTTCACCATCTTCACGCCCCTGTACGTAACCCTGATTGATGACGCCCTGTTCCGGCGCTTCTCACCTGTGGCGCTGGTTGCCGCCGCCGTTGCCACTCTGGGCGCGGGCATCATCCGCTACGATGGCCTGAGTGAGGATTTCATTACCGGTTTCCTGTTGCTGCAGGTGGCCAACTTCACCTTTGCCGCCGGCCAGGTGGGCTATAAGCACATCATGCAGCGCCATCAACTGGCTCTGCCGGCCTATCGCACCTTCGGCTACTTTTTCATCGGCGCGCTGGTGATTGCGCTGCCTTCGTTCCTGATCTTCGGTAATCCGGACCGACTGCCAACTACCTCGCTGCAGTGGGGAATTCTGGTCTGGTTGGGGCTGGCGGCCTCGGGTCTGGGTCTGTTCCTGTGGAATCGCGGCGCCTGCTATGTGGATGCAGGCACCCTGGCGATCATGAACAACGCCCTGGTGCCCGCCGGTTTACTGGTGAATCTGTTGATCTGGAACCGGGATGCGGACCTCACCCGGCTGGCTATCGGTGGTGGCGTGATTGCGCTTTCCCTGTGGGTGAATGCCCGCTTCCATCCCCGGGCGCGGCTGGTCGCAAAAAGCGCAGAGGCGTCGGCGGGCTAA
- a CDS encoding alanine/glycine:cation symporter family protein codes for MEAISDFVGQLNSLVWGPPMLVLILGVGLFLSLGLKLMPVFKLGAGFRLMWQGRKATGAESEGEIPPFQALMTALSATVGTGNIAGVATAVFLGGPGALFWMWLTALVGMATKYSEAVLAVRFREVDERGNHVGGPMYYIRNGLGKKWAWLGVFFAVFAAIAGFGIGNTVQANSVADVMEANFGLPHWLTGIILMVLVGAVLIGGIRRIGHVASALVPLMAISYLIAGLIVLAINAADIPAALTMVVQHAFSPIAAEGGFAGAAVWAAIRFGVARGIFSNEAGLGSAPIAHAAAQTKNPINQGMVAMLGTFIDTIIICTITGLVIITSGVWTSGVSGAELTSLAFAEALPGVGNYLVAIALAVFAFTTILGWSFYGERCIEFLFGVKAIVPYRVAWILAIPVGATLNLGFVWLVADTLNAMMALPNLIALLLLSPVVFKLTREHFEQEKTPGNA; via the coding sequence ATGGAAGCCATCTCTGATTTCGTTGGACAACTTAATTCGCTGGTGTGGGGCCCACCCATGCTGGTCCTCATTCTCGGTGTCGGGCTATTCCTCAGCCTTGGCCTCAAACTGATGCCAGTTTTCAAGCTGGGTGCCGGGTTCCGGTTGATGTGGCAGGGCCGTAAGGCCACCGGTGCCGAGTCAGAGGGCGAGATTCCTCCGTTCCAGGCCCTGATGACCGCCCTGTCGGCCACGGTCGGCACAGGTAACATCGCTGGTGTAGCCACCGCCGTATTCCTCGGTGGCCCCGGCGCACTGTTCTGGATGTGGCTGACGGCCCTTGTTGGCATGGCCACCAAGTATTCCGAGGCCGTTCTGGCGGTGCGCTTCCGCGAGGTGGACGAGCGTGGCAACCATGTTGGCGGGCCGATGTACTACATCCGTAATGGCCTGGGCAAAAAGTGGGCCTGGCTGGGTGTCTTCTTTGCCGTGTTCGCGGCCATTGCTGGTTTTGGCATAGGCAATACCGTGCAGGCAAACTCGGTCGCCGACGTGATGGAGGCCAACTTCGGCCTGCCGCACTGGCTGACCGGTATCATCCTCATGGTTTTGGTGGGTGCCGTCCTGATCGGTGGTATTCGCCGAATTGGTCACGTGGCCAGTGCACTGGTTCCGCTGATGGCTATTTCCTACCTGATCGCCGGCCTGATTGTACTGGCGATCAACGCCGCCGATATCCCTGCGGCACTGACCATGGTGGTGCAACACGCATTCTCCCCCATTGCCGCTGAAGGTGGCTTCGCGGGTGCGGCTGTGTGGGCGGCTATCCGGTTCGGTGTGGCCCGAGGCATTTTCTCCAACGAAGCCGGCCTGGGCTCTGCTCCCATTGCGCACGCTGCGGCCCAGACCAAGAACCCGATCAACCAGGGTATGGTGGCCATGCTGGGCACCTTTATCGACACCATCATCATCTGCACCATCACCGGACTTGTGATCATCACCTCCGGTGTCTGGACCTCAGGCGTGTCCGGCGCCGAGCTGACCTCGCTGGCTTTCGCAGAAGCGCTGCCCGGCGTTGGCAACTACCTGGTGGCAATCGCCCTGGCGGTCTTCGCCTTCACCACTATCCTTGGCTGGTCGTTCTACGGTGAGCGCTGCATCGAATTCCTGTTCGGCGTAAAAGCCATCGTGCCTTACCGGGTCGCCTGGATTCTGGCGATTCCCGTTGGCGCCACCCTGAACCTCGGTTTTGTCTGGCTGGTGGCCGACACCCTGAACGCCATGATGGCACTGCCCAACCTGATCGCCCTGCTGTTGCTGAGCCCAGTGGTGTTCAAGCTGACACGCGAGCACTTCGAACAGGAAAAAACGCCGGGCAATGCCTAA
- the fghA gene encoding S-formylglutathione hydrolase, with amino-acid sequence MELLSTNVCFDGEHRRYRHHSATLECDMEFAVFLPPGAVTQNPIKVPVLYWLSGLTCTDQNFMQKAGALKHAAKLGLAIVCPDTSPRGLNLPGEDDSYDFGTGAGFYINATEQPWAPHYRMYDYVVKELPQLIEDQLPLTDQRSVSGHSMGGHGALIAALKNPGRYASVSAFAPIANPSECPWGQKAFTGYLGDDTKAWEQWDATLLIPTARERLPLLVDQGTADEFLDSQLNPDALAEVCETFHHHINLRMHRGYDHSYFFIASFIDDHLDHHAQALGLR; translated from the coding sequence ATGGAACTTTTATCCACGAACGTTTGTTTCGACGGTGAGCATCGTCGCTATCGTCATCACTCCGCAACCCTGGAGTGTGACATGGAATTCGCCGTGTTCCTGCCACCGGGTGCGGTTACGCAAAATCCGATTAAGGTCCCGGTGCTGTACTGGTTGTCCGGCCTGACCTGCACCGACCAGAACTTCATGCAGAAAGCAGGCGCCTTGAAGCACGCCGCCAAGTTAGGGCTTGCGATCGTTTGCCCGGACACCAGTCCAAGAGGGCTCAATCTGCCGGGCGAGGACGACAGTTACGATTTTGGAACCGGCGCGGGCTTTTACATCAACGCCACGGAGCAACCCTGGGCGCCCCATTACCGGATGTACGATTATGTGGTTAAGGAATTGCCGCAACTGATAGAGGATCAGCTGCCTTTGACTGACCAGCGGTCTGTGAGCGGTCACTCCATGGGAGGCCACGGCGCGCTCATCGCGGCGCTGAAAAACCCGGGTCGATACGCCTCGGTTTCTGCGTTCGCACCCATTGCCAATCCGAGTGAGTGCCCCTGGGGCCAAAAGGCCTTCACCGGCTACCTCGGGGACGATACGAAAGCGTGGGAGCAGTGGGATGCCACCCTGTTAATCCCGACAGCCCGCGAGCGCTTGCCACTGCTGGTGGATCAGGGCACGGCCGATGAGTTTCTGGACAGCCAGTTGAACCCTGACGCGTTGGCGGAAGTCTGCGAAACTTTCCACCACCACATCAATCTGCGTATGCATCGGGGCTATGATCACAGCTATTTCTTCATCGCCTCATTCATCGATGACCATCTGGATCATCACGCCCAGGCCCTCGGCTTACGCTGA
- a CDS encoding MATE family efflux transporter, producing MDETHQPLPEVRQPLVTRTLIEWRTLAILGGPILIAQIAQMANGVIDTVMAGHASARDLAAVGIGSSLWMPLFLFFIGLLGALQPIISGYNGARTLEKIMPATWQGLYLAAAGSVIMILLLTNVHPVLALLNLERDTAGITQGYLDAFAWGVPAMLMMTALRGLTDGLGHTRVIMAFSVLSTLINLPLNYIFIYGKLGLPAMGGVGCGWATSLSNGIAAVALLVYLNRSHAYRRFHLLADWAKPELAGLVYILKLGVPIGFTIFVEASMFSVIALFLAPLGPVVVAGHQIALNVVSLLFMLPLSIGMALTLRVSFLMGAGAPDTARLISRSSLILAAGTALVFAVLLWVFSEGIAALYTGENEVQQVTIRLLLFAALFQIADVIQVTCISALRGYKDTRIPMFIMLFSFWGVGLPLGYLLTFTDVLWPAMGAAGFWVGLTGGLTSASILLGWRLFRYAPNRIEHR from the coding sequence ATGGACGAAACTCACCAGCCATTACCGGAAGTGCGCCAGCCACTGGTGACCCGAACCCTGATCGAATGGCGCACCCTGGCAATACTCGGCGGCCCGATCCTGATCGCCCAGATTGCCCAGATGGCAAACGGTGTCATCGATACTGTTATGGCCGGTCACGCCAGCGCCAGGGATCTGGCTGCCGTGGGCATCGGCAGCAGCCTGTGGATGCCCTTGTTCCTGTTTTTCATTGGCCTTCTGGGCGCCTTACAACCGATCATTTCCGGCTACAACGGTGCCCGCACCCTTGAGAAGATTATGCCCGCCACGTGGCAGGGGCTGTATTTGGCCGCCGCCGGCTCGGTGATCATGATCCTGCTGTTAACGAACGTGCATCCGGTGCTTGCCCTGCTTAACCTGGAGCGCGATACCGCCGGAATAACTCAGGGCTACCTGGACGCCTTTGCCTGGGGTGTGCCGGCCATGCTGATGATGACCGCCCTTCGGGGGTTAACCGACGGCCTTGGCCACACCCGGGTGATCATGGCGTTTTCGGTACTGAGCACCCTGATCAACCTGCCACTGAACTACATTTTTATCTACGGCAAACTGGGCCTGCCGGCCATGGGCGGGGTTGGCTGCGGTTGGGCCACCTCCCTGTCCAACGGCATCGCCGCCGTGGCGCTGCTGGTGTACCTCAACCGCAGCCACGCCTACCGCCGGTTTCACCTGCTCGCGGACTGGGCTAAACCGGAGCTCGCCGGCCTGGTGTACATCCTGAAACTGGGCGTACCGATTGGCTTCACCATCTTCGTGGAAGCCAGCATGTTTTCGGTCATTGCCCTGTTCCTGGCCCCGTTGGGGCCAGTGGTGGTTGCCGGCCACCAGATTGCGTTGAACGTGGTTTCGCTGTTGTTCATGCTGCCCTTGAGTATTGGCATGGCGCTAACTCTGCGGGTCAGTTTCCTGATGGGGGCCGGGGCACCGGATACCGCCCGACTGATCTCCCGCAGTTCACTGATATTGGCGGCAGGCACGGCTCTGGTGTTCGCGGTCTTGCTGTGGGTGTTTTCCGAGGGAATCGCCGCACTCTACACCGGCGAAAACGAGGTGCAACAGGTGACGATCCGGCTGCTGCTGTTTGCCGCCCTGTTCCAGATTGCCGACGTGATTCAGGTTACCTGTATTAGCGCCCTTAGGGGCTACAAAGATACCCGCATCCCGATGTTCATCATGCTGTTTTCATTCTGGGGCGTGGGCCTGCCGCTCGGCTATCTGCTGACCTTCACGGATGTGCTCTGGCCCGCCATGGGTGCGGCCGGCTTTTGGGTGGGCCTGACCGGCGGACTTACGTCAGCGAGCATTCTGCTTGGCTGGCGGCTTTTTCGGTATGCGCCCAATCGGATTGAGCATAGATAA
- a CDS encoding methyl-accepting chemotaxis protein — protein MRKNLPVTQREVAMPKGSRLITTTDLKGVITYCNDAFVAISGFSREELIGQAHNIIRHPDMPSSVFQGMWEYLKAGKAWMGMVKNRTKNGDHYWVSAYVTPIRENGQVIGYESVRIAPGRDQIERAMSLYSRLSADKPILSAGNRVASIVKSGWPMILSLVLSLVALSFEQTWLAASIVVVGHLLGSGLLLNSITGRLNRLIGLRPDAFHDPVVARTYSNESGLFSELGLLLLSEDARIRTALARIEDQAELLSEQARASHGYISDGASAIARQRAETDQTASAINEMTASIQEVTESVSVNARAAEEANRLALVGSDRSSEALEAIEQLVGRVNGIGKSIGQLGESTKSIGEAASLISEIAEQTNLLALNAAIEAARAGEQGRGFAVVADEVRSLARRTRESTVRIQDVIDDFRKQVDVAVQATRDGEAVAGKGLTKVQEAETSLRDIVISIQTISDSFISMSAAFEEQSQVSDEINRQVTNIAELADHSDEQAGSAKQSSDHLSAMSRGLKDLVTRFISKNG, from the coding sequence ATGCGTAAAAATCTCCCGGTGACCCAGCGTGAAGTCGCCATGCCAAAGGGCAGTCGATTGATCACTACTACCGATCTCAAGGGCGTGATCACGTACTGCAATGACGCGTTTGTGGCCATCAGCGGATTCTCCCGCGAGGAGTTGATCGGCCAGGCTCACAACATCATTCGTCACCCAGATATGCCGAGCTCGGTCTTTCAGGGCATGTGGGAGTATCTCAAAGCCGGGAAGGCCTGGATGGGGATGGTGAAAAACCGGACCAAAAATGGCGATCACTACTGGGTAAGTGCCTATGTAACGCCCATCCGTGAGAATGGCCAGGTGATTGGTTATGAATCCGTTCGGATTGCACCTGGCAGGGATCAGATCGAGCGGGCGATGTCACTGTATTCGCGATTGTCTGCCGATAAACCAATTCTGAGTGCCGGGAACCGGGTTGCGTCGATCGTGAAATCTGGTTGGCCGATGATACTCTCGCTGGTGTTGAGTCTGGTGGCCTTGAGCTTTGAACAGACCTGGCTGGCGGCCTCGATTGTCGTAGTCGGTCATCTTCTGGGATCTGGTTTGTTGCTGAACTCGATCACCGGACGTCTAAATCGCCTTATTGGACTGCGTCCCGATGCCTTCCATGATCCGGTCGTCGCCAGGACCTACAGCAATGAAAGTGGATTGTTTTCGGAGCTTGGCCTGCTGTTGTTGAGTGAGGACGCCCGTATCAGAACGGCGCTCGCACGTATTGAGGATCAGGCCGAGCTGTTGTCTGAACAGGCCCGGGCATCACATGGGTATATCAGCGACGGCGCGTCGGCAATCGCCCGTCAACGTGCCGAAACCGACCAGACAGCCTCTGCCATCAATGAGATGACCGCATCGATTCAGGAGGTCACTGAATCGGTTTCCGTCAACGCACGTGCAGCGGAAGAAGCCAATCGTCTGGCTCTGGTCGGCAGTGATCGCAGCTCCGAGGCGCTGGAGGCGATAGAACAGCTGGTCGGTCGTGTAAATGGCATCGGCAAGAGCATCGGCCAGCTGGGGGAGTCAACAAAAAGTATCGGTGAGGCTGCGAGCCTGATCTCGGAGATTGCAGAGCAAACCAATCTCTTGGCGCTGAATGCGGCCATTGAGGCGGCCCGAGCCGGAGAGCAGGGGCGCGGCTTTGCCGTGGTGGCGGATGAGGTGCGCTCCCTGGCCAGGCGAACTCGGGAGTCCACCGTCCGTATTCAGGATGTCATTGATGATTTCCGGAAACAGGTCGATGTGGCCGTGCAGGCGACGCGGGACGGAGAGGCGGTAGCAGGCAAAGGTTTGACCAAGGTTCAGGAAGCGGAAACGTCCTTGCGAGATATCGTGATCTCCATCCAGACAATCTCCGACAGTTTCATCAGCATGTCGGCGGCTTTCGAGGAACAAAGCCAAGTGTCGGATGAAATTAATCGGCAGGTCACTAATATTGCTGAGTTGGCTGATCATAGTGACGAGCAGGCCGGTTCCGCAAAACAAAGTAGCGATCACCTCAGTGCCATGTCGCGCGGCCTGAAAGACCTGGTCACCCGCTTTATCAGTAAAAACGGGTAA
- a CDS encoding GGDEF domain-containing protein, with protein MFYRLKTDFRLSIITLLGASAILGITPFAAYRFLQGNLLAAIVDVVILAGIVGSVAFAWVTGRTKYSGLFLAVMTSSSAVVVGAVTGEPGLFWLFPCLVTSFFLASPRLAILINLGAISAMMAQTEIFRSLVQMWSFAAGAVVVSACAYVFAFRNESQRERLEHLATIDPLTGVRNRRSMDQELAWAIANADRSGGVYSIALLDIDHFKQINDRYGHGVGDSVLVEMVALIQQHTRRTDRLFRYGGEEFVLLFPGTGDEGLKTVLNNLQTVLRRYLTHPGGTVTVSFGVAQLIAGEDVDKWLGRADAALYRAKESGRDRIIYAQSDWAHTEKAASQAECSLT; from the coding sequence ATGTTTTACCGCCTTAAAACGGATTTTCGGCTATCGATCATTACCCTGTTGGGTGCCAGTGCGATCCTGGGCATTACGCCCTTTGCCGCGTATCGGTTTTTGCAGGGCAACCTACTGGCGGCCATTGTCGATGTCGTTATCCTGGCGGGTATTGTTGGCAGTGTGGCCTTTGCCTGGGTAACAGGCCGAACCAAGTACAGTGGTCTGTTCCTGGCGGTCATGACTTCTTCCAGCGCCGTGGTTGTTGGCGCGGTGACCGGAGAGCCAGGGTTGTTCTGGTTGTTTCCGTGTCTGGTTACCAGTTTTTTCCTGGCCAGTCCTCGCCTGGCCATCCTCATTAACCTGGGTGCCATTTCGGCCATGATGGCGCAGACCGAGATCTTTCGCTCGCTGGTGCAAATGTGGTCCTTTGCCGCTGGTGCTGTGGTTGTCAGTGCCTGTGCCTATGTCTTCGCTTTCCGTAACGAGTCCCAGCGCGAGCGGCTGGAACACCTGGCCACCATTGATCCGTTGACGGGCGTCCGCAATCGCCGTTCTATGGATCAGGAGCTTGCCTGGGCGATTGCCAACGCCGATCGCAGCGGCGGGGTCTACTCCATCGCGCTGCTGGATATCGATCATTTCAAACAGATCAATGACCGGTATGGCCACGGGGTTGGTGACTCTGTGCTGGTAGAAATGGTGGCATTGATCCAGCAGCATACCCGCCGCACCGACCGTCTGTTCCGCTATGGTGGTGAAGAGTTTGTGCTGTTGTTCCCGGGTACCGGCGACGAGGGCCTGAAAACAGTACTGAACAACCTGCAAACGGTGCTTCGGCGCTATCTGACACACCCGGGCGGGACGGTGACGGTATCGTTTGGCGTGGCCCAGTTGATCGCCGGGGAAGACGTGGACAAGTGGTTGGGCCGAGCCGATGCCGCGCTTTATCGGGCCAAGGAGTCCGGGCGCGATCGCATTATCTATGCTCAATCCGATTGGGCGCATACCGAAAAAGCCGCCAGCCAAGCAGAATGCTCGCTGACGTAA